One region of Armigeres subalbatus isolate Guangzhou_Male chromosome 3, GZ_Asu_2, whole genome shotgun sequence genomic DNA includes:
- the LOC134222396 gene encoding sterol O-acyltransferase 1-like: MEEDITTNKRPNKMDEAIRMPEQDVDHTLEHLLGDIIHEAELLKLKNHELRQLLRQTEALSLLRAELSVASCFNNRNRRQNEWPPDKEFVTRNSLLTDLFEVKHIKTIYYIFVITLIVLFLNTVVYDFIDRGVINFGFRPIVFVFRKFHLSLALWACMQLVVLCVYPAFKLWSKVRNIFADNHIRKVCDLSALIGLIVFQCSFIYLVIEAVLQLDIAPVSSLAALLEMTRFVMKVHSFVRTNVPRVLDSTENVTQTNKHTQTVSSFTKYLYFLFAPTLIYRDEYPRTQRIRWTIVLRHALEVIGVICYMSFIFERFLTPLFDRFGDTEISSAKFVLILFESVMPATLIFLCGFFLLLHSWLNGSSELLRFADRMFYGNWWNASSFVEFFRLWNVAVSDWLYAFLYKESIQLLFKNHRLLATILVFTVSAIFHEVIMAFSYRFFYPVMFVGYEFVGLSLLFLTRNINKTAGSILLWFLLSIGNGIQMSLYHMEYYARKNCPLSSNDSLLVDYFIPVSWSCNGITNNSNWTFRGVEY, from the exons ATGGAGGAAGACATTACCACTAATAAAAGGCCCAATAAAATGGAC GAAGCTATCAGAATGCCAGAGCAAGACGTCGACCACACACTCGAACATCTCTTGGGCGACATTATCCACGAGGCGGAGTTGCTCAAACTGAAAAACCACGAGCTGCGTCAGTTGTTACGTCAAACGGAAGCACTATCACTCCTCCGAGCGGAGTTATCAGTTGCGTCCTGTTTCAACAACCGGAATCGGCGCCAGAACGAATGGCCACCGGATAAGGAATTCGTGACAAGGAATTCACTGTTGACGGATTTGTTCGAGGTGAAGCACATCAAGACGATCTACTACATCTTTGTAATCACTCTGATCGTACTGTTTCTGAACACTGTTGTGTATGACTTCATTGACCGAGGGGTTATAAACTTTGGTTTTCGACCAATCGTATTTGTATTTAGAAAGTTCCATTTAAGCTTAGCATTGTGGGCTTGCATGCAGTTGGTCGTACTGTGTGTCTATCCGGCATTCAAGCTATGGTCTAAAGTGCGTAATATTTTTGCAGACA ATCATATCCGTAAAGTGTGTGACCTGAGTGCCCTCATCGGACTTATCGTGTTCCAGTGTTCATTCATCTACTTGGTTATTGAGGCGGTTCTACAGTTAGATATTGCCCCGGTGTCATCTCTAGCTGCACTCCTAGAGATGACTCGTTTCGTCATGAAGGTGCATTCATTTGTACGGACCAATGTTCCACGTGTTCTCGACTCAACCGAGAACGTCACTCAAACGAACAAACATACACAAACTGTATCATCGTTCACCAAATATCTGTACTTTCTCTTTGCCCCAACACTCATTTACAGGGACGAATATCCCCGAACACAGCGCATACGCTGGACGATAGTACTCCGACACGCTCTGGAAGTGATTGGAGTGATCTGCTATATGAGCTTCATCTTCGAGCGATTCCTCACACCGCTGTTTGATCGATTCGGAGATACCGAGATCAGTTCTGCAAAGTTTGTACTAATTTTGTTCGAAAGCGTAATGCCTGCCACATTAATATTTTTATGTGGATTTTTCCTCCTGTTGCATTCTTGGCTAAACGGAAGCTCCGAATTACTACGCTTTGCAGACCGAATGTTCTATGGAAACTGGTGGAATGCTTCATCGTTTGTGGAATTTTTCCGTTTATGGAATGTGGCGGTTAGCGATTGGCTTTACGCCTTTCTCTACAAGGAGTCGATACAACTTTTGTTCAAGAACCACCGGTTGCTGGCAACGATTCTGGTGTTTACCGTATCGGCGATATTTCATGAGGTGATTATGGCGTTCTCTTACCGATTCTTCTATCCGGTGATGTTCGTGGGGTATGAGTTTGTGGGACTCTCGCTGCTGTTTCTGACAAGGAATATAAACAAGACCGCCGGAAGTATCCTATTGTGGTTTTTGCTGTCTATTGGCAACGGTATCCAGATGAGTCTCTACCATATGGAGTACTATGCCCGGAAAAATTGCCCGTTAAGCAGTAACGATTCACTACTTGTTGACTATTTTATTCCGGTTTCGTGGTCGTGTAATGGGATTACAAACAATTCGAACTGGACGTTCAGAGGCGTAgaatattaa